From Coffea arabica cultivar ET-39 chromosome 2e, Coffea Arabica ET-39 HiFi, whole genome shotgun sequence, the proteins below share one genomic window:
- the LOC140037105 gene encoding large ribosomal subunit protein uL6-like — protein sequence MKTILSSETMDIPDGVKIKVKAKQIEVEGPRGKLTRNFKHLNLDFQLITDEATGKRKLKVDAWFGSRKTTAAIRTALSHVENLISGVTKGYRYKMRFVYAHFPINASITNSNRSIEIRNFLGEKKVRKVDMLEGVTVIRSEKVKDELVLDGNDIELVSRSAALINQKCHVKNKDIRKFLDGIYVSEKGRIAEEE from the exons ATGAAGACGATTCTGTCATCGGAGACTATGGATATTCCCGACGGTGTTAAGATTAAGGTGAAAGCCAAGCAGATCGAGGTGGAGGGACCCCGCGGGAAGCTTACTCGCAACTTCAAGCATCTCAACCTCGACTTCCAACTCATCACCGATGAGGCCACCGGAAAGAGGAAGCTCAAGGTCGACGCTTGGTTCGGCTCCCGCAAGACCACTGCTGCAATTCGAACTGCCCTCAGCCACGTCGAGAACCTCATCAGTGGCGTTACCAAGGGCTACCGCTACAAGATGAGATTCGTCTATGCACATTTCCCAATCAACGCCTCCATCACCAACTCCAACCGTTCTATTGAGATCCGCAACTTCCTTGGCGAGAAGAAG GTGAGGAAGGTGGATATGCTTGAAGGAGTCACTGTTATCCGGTCTGAGAAGGTTAAGGACGAATTGGTGTTGGATGGCAATGACATTGAGCTTGTTTCCCGATCTGCTGCCCTGATAAACCAA AAATGCCATGTGAAGAACAAAGATATCCGGAAGTTCCTTGATGGTATCTATGTCAGTGAGAAGGGGCGAATAGCCGAGGAGGAGTGA
- the LOC140037106 gene encoding uncharacterized protein gives MKKFILRLDLHDDKEKRKALKTVAALEGIDEMTIDLKGKKLTIIGTVDPVDVVSKLRKFWPTDIILVGPAKEPEKKEEPKKEEAKKDEAKKEEGKEEQKKEESKKEESKKEEPKKDEEKKAPEPAPVQVQVPVPVGGSVMPYHYPPMQSSVMPYRPYYPPMQSSVMPYRPYYPPMQTYYYPNHSVEENPNGCVIC, from the exons ATGAAG AAGTTTATCTTGAGACTGGACTTGCATGATGACAAAGAGAAGCGGAAGGCTTTGAAGACAGTCGCTGCCCTTGAAG GGATTGATGAGATGACAATTGATCTCAAGGGCAAGAAACTAACAATAATTGGAACAGTTGATCCAGTTGACGTGGTGAGCAAATTGCGCAAATTTTGGCCAACAGATATAATCCTAGTTGGTCCAGCTAAAGAGCCTGAGAAAAAGGAGGAGCCAAAGAAGGAAGAAGCTAAGAAAGATGAAGCAAAGAAAGAGGAAGGCAAAgaggagcaaaagaaagaagagtCCAAGAAGGAAGAATCAAAAAAAGAGGAACCTAAGAAAGATGAAGAGAAAAAAGCTCCAGAACCAGCGCCAGTTCAGGTTCAAGTTCCAGTTCCAGTTGGTGGCTCAGTAATGCCGTATCATTACCCTCCAATGCAGAGCTCAGTAATGCCATATCGGCCATATTACCCTCCAATGCAGAGCTCAGTAATGCCATATCGGCCATATTACCCTCCAATGCAGACCTATTATTACCCTAACCACAGCGTGGAAGAGAATCCAAATGGATgtgttatttgttaa